The Streptomyces sp. NBC_00670 genome window below encodes:
- a CDS encoding PaaI family thioesterase, whose translation MGEQRNVTFPQEVVDEYAALGVDLVALFSAGHLGTRMGVQITEASAERVVGTMPVEGNTQPYGLLHGGASAVLAETLGSVGAMLHGGSKKLAVGVDLNCTHHRGARSGLVTGVATPLHRGRSTATYDVVISDEEGRRVCSARLTCMLRDVTPGTAPDVPAKA comes from the coding sequence ATGGGTGAACAGCGGAACGTGACCTTCCCGCAGGAGGTCGTCGACGAGTACGCCGCGCTCGGTGTTGATCTGGTGGCGCTGTTCTCGGCGGGGCACCTGGGCACCCGGATGGGCGTGCAGATCACCGAGGCGTCCGCGGAGCGGGTCGTCGGCACGATGCCGGTCGAGGGCAACACCCAGCCGTACGGGCTGCTGCACGGCGGTGCCTCCGCCGTCCTGGCCGAGACGCTCGGCTCGGTGGGCGCGATGCTGCACGGCGGCAGCAAGAAGCTCGCGGTCGGCGTCGACCTCAACTGCACCCACCACCGCGGCGCCCGGTCGGGCCTGGTCACCGGCGTGGCGACCCCGCTGCACCGGGGCCGCTCCACGGCGACGTACGACGTGGTGATCAGCGACGAGGAGGGCCGGCGGGTGTGCAGCGCCCGGCTGACCTGCATGCTGCGCGACGTCACCCCCGGCACCGCACCGGACGTCCCGGCCAAGGCCTGA
- a CDS encoding branched-chain amino acid ABC transporter permease, with protein sequence MTHTTTPEPTTPEPTVSPAPPAPRGLIPLAPGAGLALVLLGGVGTIASAFLSWTWTSEFPGDLTVYGYPAGLQILAIVAGVFTLFFGAARLGLLRLPGAERIATPSALFYAALSAFAVCWFAVIAIAVDLGGLANLDPGGYVAAVASALAVVGALTAPAGPGGIRAYLTSPDPGRITVPASPWVRRLVITLGTAVALLAFTYGIGIDSDDSETFVGFVLLLVFALLAFNRSGLLARYTEISSRHKGFAVALAFLAAVIFPFTQSDDHNANLGVNILTFGTVALGLNIVVGLTGLLDLGYVAFLGVGSYTAALVSGSEYSRFSGTQFPFWAAALTGMAVTLVFGVLIGAPTLRLRGDYLAIVTLGFGEIFRIAVNNLDGSSGPNITNGPNGISRIPDLEIFGFNLGDSHDVAGFTLGRFSNYFFLMLLVTAIVVLVFTRAADSRIGRSWIAIREDETAATAMGINGFRVKLVAFALGASLAGLAGTVGAHVSYSVNPAPYQFAGAAPPNSAFLLAAVVLGGMGTVNGPLLGAALLYLIPEKLGFLQNYELFAFGIALVLLMRFRPEGVIANRRRQLEFHEIDQLDVPEKGLPDSTLGVTKAGA encoded by the coding sequence ATGACCCACACGACGACCCCGGAACCCACGACACCGGAACCCACCGTGTCGCCCGCGCCGCCCGCTCCCCGCGGGCTGATACCCCTCGCCCCCGGCGCCGGTCTCGCCCTCGTCCTGCTCGGCGGCGTCGGCACCATCGCCTCCGCCTTCCTGTCCTGGACCTGGACCAGCGAGTTCCCCGGCGACCTGACGGTCTACGGCTACCCCGCCGGTCTGCAGATCCTCGCCATCGTCGCCGGCGTGTTCACGCTCTTCTTCGGCGCCGCCCGGCTCGGTCTGCTCCGGCTCCCCGGCGCGGAGCGGATCGCCACGCCCTCGGCCCTCTTCTACGCCGCCCTGTCCGCATTCGCCGTCTGCTGGTTCGCGGTCATCGCCATCGCGGTCGACCTCGGCGGTCTCGCCAACCTCGACCCCGGCGGCTACGTCGCGGCCGTCGCCAGTGCCCTCGCCGTCGTCGGCGCGCTCACCGCGCCGGCCGGGCCCGGCGGCATCCGCGCCTATCTGACCTCGCCCGACCCGGGCCGCATCACCGTTCCGGCCAGCCCCTGGGTGCGCCGGCTGGTGATCACCCTGGGTACCGCCGTGGCGCTGCTCGCCTTCACCTACGGCATCGGCATCGACAGCGACGACAGCGAGACCTTCGTCGGCTTCGTGCTGCTCCTCGTCTTCGCCCTCCTCGCGTTCAACCGTTCGGGGCTGCTCGCCCGGTACACCGAGATCAGCAGCCGGCACAAGGGCTTCGCGGTCGCGCTGGCCTTCCTGGCCGCGGTGATCTTCCCCTTCACCCAGAGCGACGACCACAACGCCAACCTCGGCGTCAACATCCTCACCTTCGGCACCGTCGCCCTCGGTCTCAACATCGTCGTCGGCCTCACCGGCCTCCTCGACCTCGGTTACGTCGCCTTCCTCGGCGTCGGCTCGTACACCGCGGCCCTGGTCTCCGGCAGTGAGTACAGCCGGTTCTCCGGCACCCAGTTCCCGTTCTGGGCCGCCGCCCTGACCGGCATGGCCGTCACGCTCGTCTTCGGCGTCCTCATCGGCGCCCCGACACTCCGGCTGCGCGGCGACTACCTCGCCATCGTCACCCTGGGCTTCGGAGAGATCTTCCGTATCGCCGTCAACAACCTGGACGGCAGCTCCGGACCCAACATCACCAACGGTCCCAACGGCATCAGCCGCATCCCCGACCTGGAGATCTTCGGGTTCAACCTCGGGGACAGCCACGACGTCGCCGGGTTCACCCTCGGCCGGTTCTCCAACTACTTCTTCCTGATGCTGCTGGTGACGGCCATCGTCGTCCTGGTCTTCACCCGGGCCGCCGACAGCCGGATCGGCCGCTCCTGGATCGCGATTCGCGAGGACGAGACCGCCGCGACCGCCATGGGCATCAACGGCTTCCGCGTCAAGCTCGTCGCCTTCGCCCTCGGCGCCTCGCTGGCCGGCCTGGCCGGCACGGTCGGCGCGCACGTCTCGTACAGCGTCAACCCGGCGCCGTACCAGTTCGCGGGCGCGGCGCCGCCCAACAGCGCGTTCCTGCTCGCCGCCGTCGTCCTCGGCGGCATGGGCACCGTCAACGGCCCGCTGCTCGGTGCCGCGCTGCTCTATCTGATCCCCGAGAAGCTCGGCTTCCTGCAGAACTACGAGCTCTTCGCGTTCGGCATCGCGCTCGTGCTGCTGATGCGCTTCCGTCCCGAGGGCGTCATCGCCAACCGGCGGCGCCAGCTCGAATTCCACGAGATCGACCAGCTCGACGTCCCCGAGAAGGGCCTTCCCGACTCCACCCTCGGCGTCACCAAGGCAGGGGCGTGA
- a CDS encoding branched-chain amino acid ABC transporter permease: MNTLPQQLANGLFLGSMYGLIAIGYTMVYGIVQLINFAHGEIFMTGGFGALSVYLWLPGNTSMWLALPLMLAGGAVVAVLVAVGAERFAYRPLRGAPRLAPLITAIGLSLALQQAVFNWYPGAKTDRVFPQLPFGPYHVGSVRIQSGDIFLVLAAVLCMTALAFFVRLSRTGRAMQATAQDPDTAQLMGIDTNRIIVIAFAIGGLFAAVAGVAYGLKYGSVKYEMGFQAGLKAFTAAVLGGIGNIYGAMLGGLVLGVAEAMATAYIADIPGMEQLGGQGWASVWAFVLLILVLLLRPQGLLGERVADRA, from the coding sequence GTGAACACACTGCCGCAGCAGCTGGCCAACGGGCTGTTCCTCGGCTCGATGTACGGGCTGATCGCCATCGGCTACACGATGGTGTACGGCATCGTCCAGCTCATCAACTTCGCCCACGGCGAGATCTTCATGACCGGGGGCTTCGGCGCCCTCTCGGTCTACCTCTGGCTCCCCGGCAACACCAGCATGTGGCTGGCCCTCCCCCTCATGCTGGCCGGTGGAGCGGTCGTCGCCGTCCTCGTCGCCGTCGGAGCCGAACGGTTCGCCTACCGCCCGTTGCGCGGCGCACCACGCCTGGCCCCCCTGATCACCGCGATCGGCCTCTCGCTCGCCCTGCAGCAGGCCGTCTTCAACTGGTACCCCGGCGCCAAGACCGACCGCGTCTTCCCGCAGCTGCCCTTCGGGCCGTACCACGTCGGTTCCGTGCGCATCCAGAGCGGCGACATCTTCCTCGTCCTCGCCGCCGTGCTGTGCATGACCGCCCTCGCCTTCTTCGTCCGTCTCTCCCGCACCGGCCGCGCCATGCAGGCCACCGCCCAGGACCCGGACACCGCCCAGCTCATGGGCATCGACACCAACCGCATCATCGTGATCGCCTTCGCCATCGGCGGCCTCTTCGCCGCGGTCGCGGGCGTCGCGTACGGCCTCAAGTACGGCTCCGTCAAGTACGAGATGGGCTTCCAGGCCGGTCTCAAGGCCTTCACCGCCGCCGTCCTCGGCGGCATCGGCAACATCTACGGCGCCATGCTCGGCGGTCTCGTCCTCGGTGTCGCCGAGGCCATGGCCACCGCCTACATCGCGGACATCCCCGGCATGGAGCAGCTCGGCGGCCAGGGCTGGGCCTCCGTGTGGGCCTTCGTCCTCCTCATCCTCGTCCTCCTGCTGAGGCCACAGGGCCTCCTCGGGGAACGTGTCGCGGACAGGGCGTGA
- the polA gene encoding DNA polymerase I yields MAETASKKTDTTPGGDRPRLMLMDGHSLAYRAFFALPAENFTTATGQPTNAIYGFASMLANTLRDEAPTHFAVAFDVSRKTWRSEEFTEYKANRSKTPDEFKGQVQLIGELLDAMHANRFAVEGFEADDIIATLATQAEAAGFDVLIVTGDRDSFQLVSDHITVLYPTKGVSELTRFTPEKVVEKYGLTPAQYPDFAALRGDPSDNLPGIPGVGEKTAAKWINQFGSFAELVERVEEVKGKAGQNLRDHLESVKLNRRLTELERQVELEKTVADLERVAYDRKAVTMLLDTLEIRNPSLRERLFAVDPGAEQAEATPVAAGVAVDGAVLGAGELTPWLAEHGTVPLGLATVDTWALGTGSVAEVALATATGAAAWFDPTAIDEADEQAFAAWLADAERPKVLHNAKGAMRVFAEHGWTIEGVTMDTALAAYLVKPGRRSFDLDALTLEYLGRELAPPAAADGQLAFGADEEAEADALMVQARAILDLGEAFTGRLEEVGAADLLRDMELPTSALLARMERHGIAADRAHLESMEQMFAGAVQQAVKEAHAAAGHEFNLGSPKQLQEVLFGELGLPKTKKTKTGYTTDADALAWLAAQTENELPVIMLRHREQAKLRVTVEGLIKTIAADGRIHTTFNQTVAATGRLSSTDPNLQNIPVRTDEGRAIRRGFVVGEGYESLMTADYSQIELRVMAHLSEDAGLIEAFTSGEDLHTTAASQVFGVERSAVDAEMRRKIKAMSYGLAYGLSAFGLSQQLNIDAGEARALMEAYFERFGGVRDYLRRVVDEARATGYTATLFGRRRYLPDLNSDNRQRREAAERMALNAPIQGTAADIVKIAMLKVDKALRAAGLTSRMLLQVHDEIVLDIAPGERDRVESLIRQEMTTAVHLKAPLDVSVGSGPNWESAAH; encoded by the coding sequence GTGGCAGAGACAGCATCGAAGAAGACCGACACGACCCCCGGCGGCGACCGTCCGCGGCTGATGCTCATGGACGGGCACTCGCTGGCCTACCGCGCGTTCTTCGCGCTGCCCGCGGAGAACTTCACGACCGCGACGGGCCAGCCGACGAACGCCATCTACGGCTTCGCGTCGATGCTGGCGAACACGCTGCGCGACGAGGCGCCCACACACTTCGCGGTGGCGTTCGACGTCTCCCGCAAGACCTGGCGCTCGGAGGAGTTCACCGAGTACAAGGCGAACCGCTCCAAGACGCCCGACGAGTTCAAGGGCCAGGTCCAGCTCATCGGCGAACTGCTGGACGCGATGCACGCGAACCGCTTCGCCGTCGAGGGGTTCGAGGCCGACGACATCATCGCCACCCTCGCCACCCAGGCCGAGGCCGCCGGTTTCGACGTCCTGATCGTCACCGGCGACCGCGACTCCTTCCAGCTCGTCAGCGACCACATCACGGTGCTGTACCCCACCAAGGGGGTCTCGGAGCTGACCCGGTTCACCCCCGAGAAGGTCGTCGAGAAGTACGGGCTGACGCCCGCCCAGTACCCCGACTTCGCGGCCCTGCGCGGCGATCCGTCCGACAACCTGCCCGGCATCCCGGGCGTCGGCGAGAAGACGGCCGCGAAGTGGATCAACCAGTTCGGCTCGTTCGCGGAACTCGTCGAGCGCGTCGAGGAGGTCAAGGGCAAGGCCGGGCAGAACCTGCGCGACCACCTGGAGTCGGTGAAGCTCAACCGCCGGCTCACCGAGCTGGAGCGGCAGGTCGAGCTGGAGAAGACGGTCGCCGACCTGGAGCGCGTCGCCTATGACCGCAAGGCCGTCACGATGCTCCTGGACACCCTGGAGATCCGCAATCCCTCCCTGCGTGAACGGCTGTTCGCCGTCGACCCCGGCGCCGAGCAGGCCGAGGCCACACCGGTCGCCGCCGGTGTCGCGGTGGACGGCGCGGTGCTCGGCGCGGGCGAGCTGACGCCCTGGCTCGCCGAGCACGGCACGGTTCCGCTCGGCCTGGCCACGGTCGACACCTGGGCGCTGGGCACCGGCTCGGTCGCCGAGGTGGCACTCGCCACGGCCACCGGTGCCGCCGCCTGGTTCGACCCGACCGCGATCGACGAGGCCGACGAGCAGGCGTTCGCGGCCTGGCTCGCCGACGCCGAGCGCCCCAAGGTGCTGCACAACGCCAAGGGCGCGATGCGCGTCTTCGCCGAGCACGGCTGGACGATCGAGGGCGTCACGATGGACACCGCCCTCGCCGCCTACCTGGTCAAGCCCGGCCGCCGCTCCTTCGATCTGGACGCGCTGACCCTGGAGTACCTCGGCCGCGAACTGGCGCCCCCGGCCGCCGCCGACGGCCAGCTCGCCTTCGGCGCCGACGAGGAGGCCGAGGCGGACGCGCTGATGGTGCAGGCCCGCGCCATCCTCGACCTCGGCGAGGCGTTCACCGGCAGACTGGAGGAGGTCGGCGCGGCCGATCTGCTGCGCGACATGGAACTGCCGACCTCCGCGCTGCTCGCCCGCATGGAGCGGCACGGCATCGCCGCCGACCGGGCCCATCTGGAGTCCATGGAGCAGATGTTCGCGGGCGCCGTCCAGCAGGCGGTGAAGGAGGCGCACGCGGCGGCGGGCCACGAGTTCAACCTCGGCTCGCCCAAGCAGCTCCAGGAGGTCCTCTTCGGCGAACTGGGCCTGCCGAAGACGAAGAAGACCAAGACCGGCTACACCACGGACGCCGACGCCCTGGCCTGGCTCGCCGCCCAGACCGAGAACGAACTCCCGGTGATCATGCTCCGTCACCGCGAGCAGGCCAAGCTCCGCGTCACCGTCGAGGGCCTGATCAAGACGATCGCCGCGGACGGCCGCATCCACACCACGTTCAACCAGACCGTCGCCGCCACCGGACGGCTCTCCTCCACCGACCCCAACCTCCAGAACATCCCCGTCCGCACGGACGAGGGCCGCGCCATCCGCCGCGGCTTCGTCGTCGGTGAGGGCTACGAGTCGCTGATGACGGCCGACTACAGCCAGATCGAACTGCGCGTGATGGCCCACCTCTCCGAGGACGCCGGCCTCATCGAGGCGTTCACCTCCGGCGAGGACCTGCACACCACCGCCGCCTCCCAGGTCTTCGGCGTGGAACGCTCCGCGGTGGACGCGGAGATGCGTCGCAAGATCAAGGCGATGTCGTACGGCCTGGCGTACGGGCTGTCGGCCTTCGGCCTCTCCCAGCAGCTCAACATCGACGCCGGCGAGGCACGCGCCCTGATGGAGGCCTACTTCGAGCGGTTCGGCGGCGTACGGGACTATCTGCGCCGCGTGGTGGACGAGGCCCGGGCGACGGGCTACACGGCGACGCTCTTCGGCCGCCGCCGCTATCTGCCCGACCTCAACAGCGACAACCGCCAGCGCCGCGAGGCCGCCGAGCGCATGGCGCTCAACGCCCCCATCCAGGGCACGGCGGCGGACATCGTCAAGATCGCCATGCTCAAGGTCGACAAGGCGCTGCGCGCGGCCGGCCTGACCTCCCGCATGCTGCTCCAGGTCCACGACGAAATCGTCCTCGACATCGCCCCCGGCGAACGCGACCGGGTCGAATCCCTGATCCGCCAGGAAATGACCACAGCGGTCCACCTCAAGGCCCCCCTGGACGTCTCGGTGGGCTCCGGCCCCAACTGGGAATCAGCGGCCCACTGA
- a CDS encoding ABC transporter ATP-binding protein, producing MTTPALKARDVTMRFGGLTAVRSVDLTVNTGEIVGLIGPNGAGKTTFFNCLTGLYVPTEGTVSYHDKILPPKPHLVTKAGIARTFQNIRLFANMTVLENVLVGRHTRTKEGLWSALLRGPGFRKAEKASEERALELLEFIGLAHKRDHLARNLPYGEQRKLEIARALASEPGLLLLDEPTAGMNPQETRATEELVFAIRDKGIAVLVIEHDMRFIFNLCDRVAVLVQGEKLVEGTSDVVQADERVVAAYLGEPFEGAPGDAEAAEVRAAEAEAEAQADATPADATPADAAEVQADAPGSTAEADAAESTGTTKGEAQ from the coding sequence ATGACCACTCCCGCACTCAAGGCCCGCGACGTCACCATGCGGTTCGGCGGCCTCACCGCCGTACGGTCCGTCGACCTCACCGTCAACACGGGCGAGATCGTCGGCCTGATCGGGCCCAACGGAGCCGGAAAGACCACCTTCTTCAACTGCCTGACCGGTCTTTACGTGCCCACCGAAGGGACCGTCAGCTACCACGACAAGATCCTTCCGCCCAAACCCCATCTCGTCACCAAGGCCGGAATCGCCCGGACCTTCCAGAACATCCGGCTCTTCGCCAACATGACCGTCCTGGAAAACGTCCTCGTCGGCCGCCACACGCGCACCAAGGAAGGGCTCTGGTCCGCCCTGTTGCGCGGCCCCGGATTCCGGAAGGCCGAGAAGGCGAGCGAGGAACGGGCGCTGGAACTGCTCGAATTCATCGGACTCGCCCACAAACGCGATCACCTCGCCCGCAACCTTCCCTACGGCGAACAGCGCAAGCTCGAAATCGCCCGCGCCCTCGCCAGCGAGCCCGGTCTGCTCCTCCTGGACGAGCCCACGGCCGGAATGAACCCGCAGGAGACGCGGGCGACCGAGGAACTCGTCTTCGCCATCCGCGACAAGGGCATCGCCGTGCTCGTCATCGAGCACGACATGCGCTTCATCTTCAACCTCTGCGACCGCGTCGCCGTCCTCGTCCAGGGCGAGAAACTCGTCGAGGGCACGTCCGACGTCGTCCAGGCCGACGAGCGCGTCGTCGCCGCCTACCTCGGCGAGCCCTTCGAGGGCGCCCCGGGGGACGCCGAGGCGGCGGAGGTCCGAGCGGCCGAGGCCGAGGCCGAGGCCCAGGCAGACGCCACCCCGGCCGACGCCACCCCGGCCGACGCGGCCGAGGTCCAGGCCGATGCCCCGGGCAGCACCGCCGAGGCCGACGCCGCGGAGAGCACCGGCACCACCAAGGGAGAAGCCCAGTGA
- a CDS encoding FdhF/YdeP family oxidoreductase, translating to MATKPPKADPVQDAPQVTGAQHAAAGLPAVRHSLVMAQQQMGVRRTALTLLRVNQKDGFDCPGCAWPEGDHRHTAEFCENGAKAVAEEATLRRVTPEFFREHSVADLAGRSGYWLGQQGRLTHPMYLPEGADHYEPIGWDRAFDIVAEELTALSSPDEAVFYTSGRTSNEAAFLYQLFARELGTNNLPDCSNMCHESSGSALSETIGVGKGSVLLEDLHQADLIIVAGQNPGTNHPRMLSALERAKAGGARIISVNPLPEAGLERFKNPQTPQGMVRGAALTDLFLQIRLGGDQALFRLLNKLILETEGAVDEEFVAAHTHGFEEFAEAARAADWAQTLTATGLTREDIDRALRMVLASKRTIVCWAMGLTQHKHSVPTIREVVNFLLLRGNIGRPGAGVCPVRGHSNVQGDRTMGIFERPAPAFLDALEKEFGFAPPREHGYDVVRAIRALRDGEAKVFFAMGGNFVSASPDTEVTEAAMRRARLTVHVSTKLNRSHTVTGARALILPTLGRTERDVQGGGEQFVTVEDSMGMVHASRGRLKPAGPQLLSEPAIVCRLARRVLGQDSRVPWEEFARDYATIRDRIARVVPGFEDFNARVARPGGFALPHAPRDERRFPTATGKANFTAAPVEYPELPEGRLLLQTLRSHDQYNTTIYGLDDRYRGIRNGRRVVLVNAEDARALGVADGAYVDLVSEWRDGVERRAPGFRVVHYPTARGCAAAYYPETNVLVPLDATADTSNTPASKSVVVRLEQSATD from the coding sequence ATGGCAACGAAGCCGCCGAAGGCCGATCCGGTGCAGGACGCCCCGCAGGTCACCGGGGCGCAGCACGCGGCGGCCGGCCTCCCGGCCGTCCGGCACAGCCTCGTCATGGCCCAGCAGCAGATGGGCGTGCGGCGCACCGCGCTGACGCTGCTGCGCGTCAACCAGAAGGACGGCTTCGACTGCCCCGGCTGCGCCTGGCCCGAGGGCGATCACCGGCACACCGCCGAGTTCTGCGAGAACGGCGCCAAGGCGGTCGCCGAGGAGGCCACCCTGCGCCGGGTCACCCCGGAGTTCTTCCGTGAGCACTCCGTCGCCGATCTGGCCGGGCGCAGCGGCTACTGGCTGGGCCAGCAGGGCCGGCTCACCCATCCCATGTATCTGCCGGAGGGCGCCGACCACTACGAGCCGATCGGCTGGGACCGCGCCTTCGACATCGTCGCCGAGGAACTGACCGCGCTCTCCTCCCCCGACGAGGCGGTCTTCTACACCTCGGGCCGCACCAGCAACGAGGCGGCGTTCCTCTACCAGCTCTTCGCCCGCGAGCTGGGCACCAACAACCTGCCCGACTGCTCCAACATGTGCCACGAGTCCTCGGGCTCGGCCCTGTCGGAGACGATCGGCGTCGGCAAGGGCAGCGTCCTCCTGGAGGACCTGCACCAGGCCGATCTGATCATCGTGGCGGGGCAGAACCCGGGCACCAACCATCCGCGGATGCTCTCCGCGCTGGAGAGGGCGAAGGCGGGCGGCGCGCGGATCATCAGCGTCAACCCGCTGCCCGAGGCGGGCCTGGAGCGGTTCAAGAACCCCCAGACGCCGCAGGGCATGGTCAGGGGCGCCGCGCTCACGGATCTGTTCCTGCAGATCCGGCTCGGCGGCGACCAGGCCCTGTTCCGGCTCCTCAACAAGCTGATCCTCGAGACGGAGGGCGCGGTCGACGAGGAGTTCGTCGCCGCCCACACGCACGGCTTCGAGGAGTTCGCCGAGGCGGCCCGGGCCGCCGACTGGGCACAGACGCTGACGGCGACCGGTCTCACCCGGGAGGACATCGACCGCGCGCTCCGGATGGTGCTCGCCTCCAAGCGCACCATCGTGTGCTGGGCGATGGGCCTGACCCAGCACAAGCACTCGGTGCCCACGATCCGCGAGGTCGTCAACTTCCTGCTGCTGCGCGGCAACATCGGCCGTCCCGGCGCGGGCGTGTGCCCGGTGCGCGGCCACTCCAACGTGCAGGGCGACCGCACGATGGGCATCTTCGAGCGGCCCGCCCCCGCGTTCCTGGACGCCCTGGAGAAGGAGTTCGGCTTCGCCCCGCCCCGGGAGCACGGCTACGACGTCGTCCGGGCCATCCGCGCCCTGCGCGACGGCGAGGCGAAGGTCTTCTTCGCCATGGGCGGCAACTTCGTCTCCGCCTCGCCCGACACCGAGGTCACCGAGGCCGCCATGCGCCGCGCCCGGCTCACGGTGCACGTGTCGACGAAGCTCAACCGCTCCCACACGGTGACCGGCGCCCGCGCGCTGATCCTGCCCACCCTCGGCCGCACGGAGCGGGACGTGCAGGGCGGTGGCGAGCAGTTCGTGACCGTGGAGGACTCCATGGGCATGGTGCACGCCTCCCGCGGCCGGCTGAAGCCCGCCGGTCCGCAGCTGCTGTCCGAGCCGGCCATCGTGTGCCGGCTGGCACGGCGGGTGCTCGGCCAGGACAGCAGGGTGCCGTGGGAGGAGTTCGCGCGGGACTACGCCACGATCCGTGACCGCATCGCCCGGGTCGTCCCCGGCTTCGAGGACTTCAACGCGCGCGTGGCCCGCCCCGGCGGCTTCGCCCTCCCGCACGCCCCGCGCGACGAGCGGCGCTTCCCCACCGCCACCGGCAAGGCCAACTTCACCGCGGCCCCGGTGGAGTACCCGGAGCTGCCCGAGGGCCGGCTGCTGCTGCAGACGCTGCGCTCGCACGACCAGTACAACACCACCATCTACGGCCTGGACGACCGTTACCGGGGCATCCGGAACGGCCGCCGGGTGGTGCTGGTCAACGCGGAGGACGCGCGCGCCCTGGGGGTGGCCGACGGCGCCTACGTCGATCTGGTGAGCGAGTGGCGGGACGGCGTGGAGCGGCGGGCCCCCGGTTTCCGCGTCGTGCACTACCCGACCGCCCGGGGCTGCGCGGCGGCGTACTACCCGGAGACCAATGTGCTGGTCCCGCTGGACGCCACCGCCGACACCAGCAACACCCCCGCCAGCAAGTCCGTCGTGGTCCGCCTGGAACAATCGGCGACCGACTGA
- a CDS encoding branched-chain amino acid ABC transporter substrate-binding protein: protein MRPRSLIAITAALAAGALTLTACGSRDDSGGSDDKGGTTVVIGVDAPLTGQNSATGLGIQYGVQIAVDDANKNKTVPGVTFKVKALDDKAVPATGQQNATALVADDDVLGVVGPLNSGVATQMQQVFATANLVEVSPSNTAPELTQGKDWQTKKTRPYKTYFRTATTDALQGGFAAQYAHDTLKKKKVYVVDDKQTYGAGLAKLFTSSFTKLGGKIAGTDHVNTGDKDFSTLVTKVKNSKADMLYYGGQYDESQILTKQLKDAGADIPLFGGDGMFSDTYIKTAGKTSEGDLATSVGVPVDTLPAAKEFIAAYKAKKYPGDYGTYGGYSYDAATAIIKAVGEVVKDGKVPDDARQQIVDQVQKVKFDGIAGPVAFDEYGDTTNKQLTVYQVKDGKWKAVKSGTYDAG from the coding sequence GTGCGCCCACGTTCGCTCATCGCCATCACCGCCGCCCTGGCGGCGGGAGCACTCACCCTCACCGCCTGCGGCTCTCGGGACGACAGCGGCGGCAGCGACGACAAGGGCGGCACCACCGTCGTCATCGGCGTCGACGCCCCGCTGACCGGCCAGAACTCCGCGACCGGCCTCGGCATCCAGTACGGCGTGCAGATCGCCGTCGACGACGCCAACAAGAACAAGACCGTCCCCGGCGTCACCTTCAAGGTGAAGGCCCTGGACGACAAGGCCGTTCCCGCCACCGGCCAGCAGAACGCCACCGCGCTCGTCGCCGACGACGACGTCCTCGGTGTCGTCGGTCCCCTCAACTCCGGCGTGGCCACCCAGATGCAGCAGGTCTTCGCCACCGCCAACCTGGTGGAGGTCTCCCCCTCCAACACCGCGCCCGAGCTGACCCAGGGCAAGGACTGGCAGACCAAGAAGACGCGCCCGTACAAGACGTACTTCCGCACCGCGACCACCGACGCCCTCCAGGGCGGGTTCGCCGCGCAGTACGCGCACGACACGCTGAAGAAGAAGAAGGTCTACGTCGTCGACGACAAGCAGACCTACGGCGCCGGTCTCGCCAAGCTGTTCACCTCCAGCTTCACCAAGCTGGGCGGCAAGATCGCCGGCACCGACCACGTCAACACCGGTGACAAGGACTTCTCCACCCTCGTCACCAAGGTGAAGAACTCCAAGGCCGACATGCTGTACTACGGCGGCCAGTACGACGAGTCGCAGATCCTGACCAAGCAGCTCAAGGACGCCGGCGCCGACATCCCGCTGTTCGGCGGCGACGGCATGTTCTCCGACACGTACATCAAGACCGCGGGCAAGACCTCCGAGGGTGACCTCGCCACCTCCGTCGGCGTCCCCGTCGACACCCTGCCCGCCGCCAAGGAGTTCATCGCCGCCTACAAGGCCAAGAAGTACCCCGGTGACTACGGCACCTACGGCGGCTACTCCTACGACGCCGCCACGGCGATCATCAAGGCCGTCGGCGAGGTCGTGAAGGACGGCAAGGTTCCGGACGACGCCCGCCAGCAGATCGTCGACCAGGTCCAGAAGGTCAAGTTCGACGGCATCGCCGGTCCGGTCGCCTTCGACGAGTACGGCGACACCACCAACAAGCAGCTGACCGTGTACCAGGTCAAGGACGGCAAGTGGAAGGCCGTCAAGAGCGGCACCTACGACGCCGGCTGA